In a single window of the Vigna unguiculata cultivar IT97K-499-35 unplaced genomic scaffold, ASM411807v1 contig_422, whole genome shotgun sequence genome:
- the LOC114171933 gene encoding F-box/kelch-repeat protein At3g06240-like: protein MLSLVKKTFYSNKGIFLRELIINASNALDEIQFERLTKTNILNNDELIVRLIIHKANKTLSIIDNGIGMTKADLVDNLGVGFYSTYLVAHKVILTSKHNDHDQYIWESQPSSSCFLTTDINDQRLPRGTKITLFLKDDQSEYLEETTIKNLISKDCQQITHPIYLWSENTKDHWKLINIWLHDQEMDNKFVAQNLGKHLPDHLAFNILFKLSLKSLKRFGCICKSWALLLENPNFMNLFYNNFISNQNSYFDDSSLLLCLGPNYDQYNDESSLYSLFGMKFQNSTILNWPNPRIEGHSPGVYILGSSSINGIICLYLEATDIVYLWNPSTNECKVTAPSPVSDVRYDFDVVIEYEGFGYDIARDDYKVIRKIGYYAQGNLVENNHNEWEYDRFWEIYSLRSNSWRKLNIKFLNCQGINNRFYLEGMCHWLCNNGDEGYLVSFDISNEVCYTTLTPLDIPTKTYNDFNFCLVMRHLFLLNGSIALMSSYKDTTIFYVSILVEVGKKETWTKLFTIGPLPSLSFPIGTSNMGNILFETNDGELAWFDLRTNLIEKLGVNVQNRDCQIILYKKSLSNRRINT, encoded by the exons ATGTTGAGCTTGGTGAAGAAGACTTTCTATTCTAACAAAGGAATTTTTCTTCGTGAACTTATCATCAATGCTTCTAAT GCTTTGGATGAAATCCAATTTGAGAGGctcacaaaaacaaatattttaaataatgatgaACTAATTGTTAGATTAATCATTCACAAGGCTAACAAAACACTTTCTATCATCGACAATGGTATTGGCATGACCAAAGCAG atTTGGTCGATAATTTGGGTGTTGGCTTCTACTCTACTTATTTGGTTGCTCATAAGGTTATCCTCACCTCCAAGCATAATGACCATGACCAATATATTTGGGAATCTCAACCTAGTTCCTCTTGCTTTTTAACCACGGATATCAATGACCAACGACTCCCCAGGGGAACTAAAATTACCCTTTTCCTCAAGGATGATCAA TCAGAGTATTTGGAGGAGACCACCATCAAGAATCTCATTAGCAAAGATTGCCAACAAATTACCCATCCTATTTACCTTTGGAGCGAGAACACCAAAGACCATTGGAAACTTATTAACATTTGGTTGCACGACCAAGAGATGGACAATAAATTTGTGGCTCAAAATCTTGGCAAACACTTACCAGATCATCTTGCATTCAACATTCTTTTCAAATTGTCATTGAAATCTCTTAAAAGATTTGGATGCATATGCAAATCATGGGCTCTCTTGTTGGAAAATCCTAATTTCATGAACCTCTTTTACAATAACTTCATATCTAACCAAAACTCTTATTTTGATGATAGCTCTCTCCTACTATGCCTCGGTCCAAATTACGACCAATATAATGATGAGTCTTCCTTATATTCACTTTTTGGTATGAAGTTTCAGAATTCGACAATATTAAATTGGCCAAATCCACGTATAGAAGGTCATTCTCCTGGAGTTTATATTTTGGGTTCTTCTAGTATTAATGGAATTATTTGCCTCTACCTAGAAGCAACAGACATTGTGTATTTATGGAATCCTTCTACCAATGAATGTAAGGTCACTGCGCCCAGCCCAGTTTCGGATGTACGATATGATTTCGATGTTGTGATTGAATATGAAGGATTTGGTTATGATATTGCTAGAGATGATTATaaagtaattagaaaaatagGTTATTATGCACAAGGAAACTTGGTTGAAAATAATCATAACGAATGGGAATATGACCGGTTTTGGGAGATTTATAGCCTAAGAAGCAATTCTTGGAGGAAACTTAATATCAAATTTCTTAACTGTCAAGGTATTAATAATAGATTCTATTTAGAGGGAATGTGTCATTGGTTATGTAACAATGGCGATGAAGGATATTTGGTTTCGTTTGACATAAGCAATGAGGTATGTTATACAACCCTCACACCCTTAGATATACCCACAAAAACATACAATGATTTCAATTTCTGTTTGGTGATGAGACACTTATTTCTCTTAAATGGGTCAATTGCTTTAATGTCAAGTTATAAAGACACAACTATATTTTACGTATCAATTTTGGTTGAAGTTGGCAAGAAGGAAACATGGACTAAACTCTTTACTATTGGACCTTTACCGTCACTTTCGTTTCCTATTGGAACAAGTAATATGGGCAATATACTCTTCGAAACAAATGATGGTGAACTAGCTTGGTTtgacttaagaaccaacctgaTTGAGAAGCTTGGTGTCAACGTACAAAATCGTGATTGCCAAATAATACTTTATAAGAAAAGTCTTTCCAATAGAAGGATAAATActtag